Below is a window of Solanum stenotomum isolate F172 chromosome 7, ASM1918654v1, whole genome shotgun sequence DNA.
GATAATTTAGTTCGATTGCAAGCTTCATTGTCAATCTTTCTTACCAACACATGTTTTATTTAGATCGTAAATTAGTCATAAAGCTTATTTTTTTGGAGTGAAATCAAAAGAATTGAATTAAGGCGATTCATTCGAACCTTATTTAtcagaaaattatattgtacatagaaaattctataaatcaataatgaaattttagtttctgaatatcaaataaattatacatttgtcTGAGTATTGACAATCACTTTGCGGTCCAAAATATAAATGAGACTAGTTAATAAGTAACTATTTTTTTAGACGAgaagagtaaaataaaatatttactacGAAGACTAGTCGAAAAAGGACGATGGATATGTTATAAGCCGAAATAGAGAtttaacaatatatttattgGAAGAGCTATACTTATTTCATCGAAGAAAACATTCTTTCGTTTGTTCAATTTTTGGGAATACCAACAATTAGAAATAAAATCTAGGAAATGCAAAACCTCACATGACTCttgcattttattttgttactttaatttttgtgtACGTTGGATATCTAAAAAGGACaagtaatatttagaaataaaatttgcgttatttttattattatatatccAAATTCATATAGTtctagaaatatatatattatgattttcttctcctccaatttttattttttttaaaaaacaccatGGATATAAATTACATACAccaatattacaaaaaaaaaaaaaaaactcatgacTCATGAGCGTAATTTAATACGtgattttaagttaattatcatttttatcagattatcatttatattttatcataaaatgacttaactatataaatatattttctaattgtCAAATCaaaaaacttaattaaattctAGAATTATTGTTAAAttgacttttctcttcttccttttcccatcaaattatattttctcttttttacctttttgtatattaaattattatttctttttttcctttttgtatattaaatttgtttaaattatccACCGCTCATTTAAAAAGCTAAATAATTAACGAACGTCCTCGTGATTTCATAAAGTTGTGGaatatttctttacttttttttcgtAGAGATCAAGTACGTTTAAGTATTAAGATTAATACaacttgaattaattttaattaatccaAAGATAAAGTTTGTTGAATAAATCAATATTAAATTGTATAATCTCAAAAGCTAAGCAGAAAGTGACGccgactaaaatatattttattctatttttctcttttttttttaaaacaactaaaaataatataatcaattatTCCCACAGACTTTTCACTATACTTTCTGGGTGCGGTTGGTaagaggaaaatgttttctctgaaaaatatttttttaggaaaataagtgagtttgtttgatatataaataaaaatatattattttaaaaatatatgtatataatttagataaatatttaTAGAAAGTGTATTAGAAAGTCGGAAGGTAAAGATGATGTGTATTAAAGGGTCGGAACGATACAGTTAATATGAAATGCAATTTGTGAAACTTTTTTTCCTtacttttattataaaaattatcggattttcaattttttttgattgATCGAACATGTGAAAATACCAGACACACCCTCTGTGTACGCTTTTGTTTCCctctttttttgcatttttgtttcaatttatttgacaCATTTTTTCTCTTTAGTTATTGTTATTCTCAAAGAATGATACAATATTTCTAAatctataaataattaattttacattttcttatttttcttttaatgaaaTCTTTTTATTATCACATAAATATTCTGACACGTTTAAGACACAggttttaaaaattttacatCCAATTTATTATAACATGTATTAGATtataaatttccaaaaaaaaaaatgtcatactGATTCACGGAGAAAGTATTAGAATGATGCTTGCATATGTCTATCATTAtttcaaagattaaagaaataCACCACATCTAATCACACACTTACATGctcacaaaatgaattaatatcatatcatatataatcACATGAGTAGTAATGATTTATTTGCCTAATCATCATGAAACTTTTGATTGGCATAAAATTTAAGAACCATTTTGTCATCGTCAATTCATTATCATATGATTTAATTATGTCAAAAATATATAGTCCTGATATATGAGTTTCACAATCTTCTAATAATTTTATGCACACCTTtccaaagttgaaaaaaaaaactatatagaCAATATTAATTGATTGAGATTATATTGActgatatataaatataaagatttTTCTAGTGTTCAAGAAACAAAGATTTTACAATAACGATCATAAATAAAGCGACATGGTCATGTAGATATATAGTTAAGGTCCGTATAGAGATCATGTACATTTTCTCTTGGAATAAAGATTAGAGATATGTATATCGAAGAGTGGTTAGTTTAGATACGGTCTAtcaaaaactaaattatattatgtatatcgattaaatttaaatttatatttatatataatatctGAAATATCACTCTTGAATATCCTTGGCGAAATTCTTAATTTcgatataatttttagatgttATTGTAGTATTAGTTGAGGCCACCAATGTGATTGCTTGTTGAAACCAAATTTTCTTTGGGATGTATAAACACTTGATCAACCTAGAGGAACTCAAGCTTGATATGTGCATTGTCCTAAGATGATATCAAGAGATCTCAATACATCAACTTTGCCAATATTCttcaaaaaactaaaaaaaattgggattttCGATGGAAAGTTTGTATAAAGCATCTACTTCGATGAGTGCTTTTTGATCTGACAGGACGTTCATTGAAAATTGACTGATTTCTGATAGTGTCTCTACATGATGGGATTGAAAATCTTGCTTACAAAACTTGTACACTTAGGGTATGTAGACAACTCAAcatgttgttttttttaataagaatcTTCCTATAAACTTTAGTTGAAAAATTAGAAGATATTGGGAAATAGCTGCACCtcatttttttgttggttttgtttgttttttgaagggtgtgattatgggttttCATGCTCAAATGGTACTTTTAGGTGGAAAAAGAATGGAAGTGAGATAGtaacaattaaaaagaaaatttaatttggAATGTAGTGAAAGGGTAAGgcaatgattatttttttattttttaaaaaaaattattttagttcttGGAAGAAAATGGATAGAAGGATAATTCTCTCTCCTCACatgtataaaaatatacaataagCACCAAAATACTTTTCAtctatataattttgttttccttatttttgttaattcatGTAGCTTTATCACTACTAGAAATACGCGTATTTTCTATACTAATTGGTCTATAAAAGCATCCCTTATAtttcttaattcattttatCTTAGAAAATGAAGTTGTTCGAAAGTAAGTTTCAAAATTactgaactattttttttttttcaaaagaaactaTTTGAAAGCCCTTATAGTTTGTTGCTTCCAAACCTAATTGTCGAGGGCCCGATAATTATATCACGACGTCAAAAGGGTGTGAACGATAAGAAAATTGTAGATGATAGATAACACAACAAATGATACATACTTGGAAATAGGTTGATCATAAATAAGTTTTATCATGTCTCCACTCTCCCTCGATTCATTTGCATGCTCTCGTTAGGCGTACTCACAGTCAATTACATTAGGTAATTAACAAAGGAAAGAATTTAATCTAATCATAGATAGGTGAACGTAGAGATTATCAATCAATGTCCTACTCGAGATGAAGTACTTGTCATTCCTAAATCAAAAGGGAGAAAGAAAAAGGCATGAAAAGTGTCCTTGGAAGATAGAATGATCGAAAATGTACTTGGTGAAAAAAAATCGACGATTTTTTATCGAAAATTCTAGATTTTCAATGATATGATGACAGAAAAGTCCGTCGAAAATTCACATGTTTCTAGTAATGAATATAACAAATCGATCTCAAATTTGAATAAAGAAGAGGATACGTATAATAAGTTGAGATCAATTATGATGAATTCTTTGAATATTGAGTtcacataataaatataaaaaaaaataatcatctaGCTTTATATGATATCAAAATTGATAAGCAGTTAATTAGTAGATCATCCAaatccatttaatttaatttatcaattagCTAGTTACGAAcgaaaaaattgaaccaaaacTACAAAAATCAAACCgataacttttattttatttggtttgagtttataaatttaaaaaccgataaaattaatttaattaaaaattgattcaTATCAAACCAGGAATACCCCTACTATATGATATCAAAATTTATAAGCAATTAATTACTAAATCCAATTCAATTTCTCTCTCCGTCCAAATAACAAACAAATGAGGCAAATAATTTAattcctcttccttttttttttgctccatTTTTAAATAAGAAACTCAAGCTTTTGCATCAAGTCAACGAATTAATTAAGCAGTGTGATGCTCTATGTTTGGTGCAAAACAAAatgttttttccaaaaaaatgttttttttttttttaaaaaaaaagtgagtttcttatttattttgtttatgtttaataagtatttaagaaatattattccaagatcAATTTATATGTagtttaacaaaaatattttccaaaacattgtGACCATTCGTATCCAAGGATGTGGCCTAGTGATCAATGAAGTGGGCTGAGCAGTGAGCACCATTATCTATTAAATCAATCAAAATATGTGCAAGCTGACTCGAACTTCAcgattatataaaaatatttgaccaatcGAAATGTGGACTGAGCAGTGAGCACCATTATCTATGAAATCAATCAAAATATGTGCAAGTTGACTCGGACTTCAggattatataaaaatatttgaccaatcgaacatgaaaattttgaaaaacattgGAATACACTCTGAGTCTTTATGATCATATACCCTCAACTTGATCTATCTTAGCTGGAGCAAATATGTAATAAAGTGCAATTCAAATACATGAAAGTTCAATTTGTAGGTTGACTCTAAATATGTGGCaaatttatgacttattttggatgcaaaaaataagaaattatatttaggTACAAGTTAGTTAATTTGAGTTCACACAGGCCATACTATATAGTAGCATAGCTTAGGACATAgatggaatattttttttatagatgtCTTTACATTGAATGTGGGGTCGGTCTCTCATTAAtaatatactctctccgtctcAAAATACCTGTCATAATAGAAGTTTAAGACAATAAATTAACTCTCTCATTTACCATTAGTGTTAATTGTTTCTCAAGACTACAAACACCTCGATTATGACACATAAATATAGTATAATATTCAGATATAAATAAggatacaacaacaatatacccagtgaaatcccactaagtaGGATTTGAGAAGGGTAAATTGTACAAAGACCTTACCCTACCTCAAGGAGGTACAGAGGTTGTTTCCGGTAGACTTTCGCTTCAAGTTCATCAAACTCAAGTATAAGAGAATGAAAAATAAgcataaaataatcaaatacccttcttaattaatgttttcttaagaaGTATGTAATTTTGAAACGGAAGGAGTATATACGTTCAATAGTCAAATATCCTCTCTAaagtaatattttcttaagaGATGTGTAAATGATAAACACGATCAGTATTTTGAGACAAAGTGAGTATATAGGTTCCAAGGGAGTTAAACAATTGTATATAGTATAGCTTATAGGTAGATacattaattaaaagaatatatgTTCATATCAAAACAAAGTAAGGGAGAAGACCACAGACTTAATCATATGAAAAGGACAATAAACACATCATTTTCAAATCCTAATTACATCCCCCACCCcctccccacccccaccccctctCAAGGCCAACTTCCCCCTTATTTAAACCTCTCTATTCCTCTAAACCCTCTCCACACAATTCATTGTCAACTTGAAAACTCATaatatttctcttttctcctccttgatcttcaacaacaacaaaaaaaattgcaagaaaaacaaaagttgAGTTCTTTGCATATTTCTAGAACTTATCTTGATGAATCAATATTGTAACAGTCCTTGTTCACCTCTAATGGTTCATGAACTTGAACAAGAAGACTTGTTTGCTGGTAGATGTATACTAGTAAATGGTCCTGTAATTATTGGTGCTGGTCCTTCAGGACTAGCAGTTGGCGCGGGCCTTAAACAACAAGGGGTTCCCTTTGTGATCTTGGACCGCGCCAACTGCATTGCGTCCTTATGGCAAAACAGGACGTATGATCGCCTTAAACTTCACCTCCCACGACAATTCTGCGAATTGCCTTACTTCCCATTTCCACAAAACTTCCCTGAGTATCCTACCAAGTACCAATTCATTAGCTACCTTGAATCTTATGCCAAGAACTTTGAGATCAGCCCACGATTCAATGAGTCGGTCCACTCTGCTAAGTATGATGAAACTTGTGGTTTATGGAGGGTGAAGACAGTGTGTAGAAATGGTTCAGTCATTGAATATATATGTAGGTGGCTTGTGGTGGCTACAGGAGAAAATGCAGAAAAAGTAGTGCCTGAATTCGAAGGATTAGAAGATTTTGGTGGACATATTATGCATGCTTGTGACTATAAAACAGGGGAAGTTTATGAAGGGAAGAATGTGTTAGTTGTTGGATGTGGCAATTCAGGCATGGAAGTTTCACTTGATCTTTGCCACCATAATGCAAGTCCATCTATGGTTGTTCGAAGCTCGGTAAGTCTCATTCATCTCATTTAAAATCTTTCATAAGCTACATAACTTACATCtgctaaagaagaagaaaaacactCAATTTCCTTCATTTGCCGGAAAATCTGCACACGACATATCTAATTCCTCATGACACGTACATATAAAATGTTCAGTCTTTCATAAACAACATGACTTACGTTTaccaagagaaaaaaaacactCAATTTCCTTGAGCGCGTTATGTCTATGTCCTTCATTTGCCAGAAAATCTGCACTTGACATGTCTAATTCCTCATGACAAGTATATAATGTTCAACCTTTTCATGGAACAGGTTCATGTTTTACCAAGGGAAATACTCGGAAAATCGACATTTGAGTTAGGAGTATCAATGATGAAATGGCTATCAATTGATGTAGTTGACAAGATATTGCTAGTTGCAGCAAGGTTACTTCTTGGAAACATAGAAAAGTATGGTTTAAAAAGGCCATCCATTGGACCTTTACAACTCAAAAACACAGAAGGAAAAACTCCAGTTCTAGACATAGGTGCATtacaaaagattaa
It encodes the following:
- the LOC125870676 gene encoding probable indole-3-pyruvate monooxygenase YUCCA3, with protein sequence MNQYCNSPCSPLMVHELEQEDLFAGRCILVNGPVIIGAGPSGLAVGAGLKQQGVPFVILDRANCIASLWQNRTYDRLKLHLPRQFCELPYFPFPQNFPEYPTKYQFISYLESYAKNFEISPRFNESVHSAKYDETCGLWRVKTVCRNGSVIEYICRWLVVATGENAEKVVPEFEGLEDFGGHIMHACDYKTGEVYEGKNVLVVGCGNSGMEVSLDLCHHNASPSMVVRSSVHVLPREILGKSTFELGVSMMKWLSIDVVDKILLVAARLLLGNIEKYGLKRPSIGPLQLKNTEGKTPVLDIGALQKIKTGDIKIVPAIKKFSQGKVEFVNGEIQEIDCIILATGYCSNVPSWLKESEFFSREGFPRSPFPNGWKGKAGLYAVGFTRRGLSGASLDAIKVSQDIGKIWKEEIKQKNQSVAVACHRRSKLPSF